In Devosia sp. XK-2, one DNA window encodes the following:
- a CDS encoding NUDIX hydrolase, producing the protein MRDFLKHWSPRVETAETLRQSGALPYSIIEGRVAFLLITSRRGGKWIFPKGAIEPNMTAWDSAALEAQEEAGVIGEISHERIGSYRTGAGGDNVGLVDVDLYPLRVTQQLDEYKEQGERMRHWATLSEARRLLADQTMGRLALTLHNSLLAG; encoded by the coding sequence ATGCGCGATTTTCTGAAACACTGGAGCCCTCGGGTCGAAACCGCCGAGACGCTGAGACAGTCCGGCGCCTTGCCTTATTCGATCATTGAAGGGCGCGTGGCTTTTCTCCTGATTACATCGCGTCGTGGTGGCAAATGGATATTTCCCAAGGGCGCGATCGAGCCAAACATGACGGCCTGGGACAGCGCTGCGCTTGAGGCGCAGGAAGAGGCCGGCGTGATTGGCGAAATTTCACATGAGAGGATCGGTTCGTATCGAACGGGCGCTGGGGGAGACAATGTGGGGCTGGTGGACGTCGATCTCTACCCGTTGCGGGTGACCCAGCAGCTCGACGAATACAAGGAACAAGGCGAGCGGATGCGGCATTGGGCGACGCTATCGGAAGCACGCCGCCTGCTGGCTGACCAGACGATGGGGCGGCTGGCACTGACGCTGCATAATAGTCTACTGGCCGGCTAG
- a CDS encoding cold-shock protein, which yields MAAITGTVKFFNTTKGYGFISPDNGEKDAFVHISAVQRSGLQGLYEGDKVSFELQTGRDGKVSATELTLLS from the coding sequence ATGGCCGCTATCACCGGTACCGTGAAATTCTTCAACACCACCAAGGGCTATGGATTTATCTCGCCCGACAATGGTGAAAAGGACGCATTCGTCCATATCTCCGCCGTTCAGCGTTCGGGCCTGCAGGGCCTGTATGAAGGCGACAAGGTCAGCTTCGAGCTGCAGACCGGCCGCGATGGCAAGGTCTCCGCGACCGAACTGACCCTGCTGAGCTAA
- a CDS encoding DUF423 domain-containing protein encodes MSKLFGRVLLVSAGLMGAAGVAAAASASHGESRNLSAVATMFLAHAPVLLILGLWAQGRAFMGAGAVLGAGTALFGADLAMREYAGHALFPGAAPVGGGLMILGWLALTLAGGLMAPRI; translated from the coding sequence ATGTCGAAATTGTTTGGGCGAGTGTTGCTGGTTTCTGCCGGCCTGATGGGGGCGGCAGGTGTGGCGGCGGCCGCATCGGCCTCGCATGGCGAAAGTCGGAACCTGTCAGCGGTGGCGACCATGTTTCTGGCCCATGCGCCGGTTTTGCTTATCCTCGGGCTTTGGGCGCAGGGACGTGCCTTTATGGGGGCAGGGGCCGTGCTTGGCGCGGGCACGGCGCTCTTCGGGGCGGACCTGGCCATGCGGGAATATGCCGGGCACGCCTTGTTTCCAGGGGCCGCGCCTGTCGGCGGTGGTTTGATGATCCTGGGCTGGCTGGCGCTGACTCTGGCCGGGGGGCTGATGGCGCCCCGGATTTGA